A window of the Helianthus annuus cultivar XRQ/B chromosome 4, HanXRQr2.0-SUNRISE, whole genome shotgun sequence genome harbors these coding sequences:
- the LOC110936914 gene encoding hevamine-A: MVSRLALLSSMMLLLAVGTNAGGIAIYWGQNGGEGTLAETCSTGNYDFVNLAFLATFGNSQTPMINLAGHCDPYSNGCTKLTTDIKSCQAKGVKVMLTLGGAAGSYYLTSAEDAKQVATYLWNNFLGGQSSTRPLGEAVLDGIDFDIEGGTTQHWDDLARYLSGYSSQGKKVYLTAAPQCPFPDAYIGTALKTGLFDYVWVQFYNNPPCQYSGGITNLEDAWKQWTSDIPAAKIFLGLPASPTAAGSGYIPVGDLTSKVLPAIKSSSKYGGVMLWDKYHDDQTGYSSSIKSHV, translated from the coding sequence ATGGTATCCCGATTAGCATTATTATCCTCAATGATGTTGTTACTAGCAGTGGGTACCAATGCTGGTGGCATTGCAATCTACTGGGGTCAAAACGGGGGTGAGGGTACCTTGGCTGAGACGTGCTCGACAGGGAACTACGATTTTGTCAACCTTGCGTTTCTTGCAACCTTTGGAAACAGCCAGACACCAATGATTAATCTGGCAGGTCACTGTGATCCATACAGCAATGGCTGCACCAAGTTAACAACCGACATTAAATCATGTCAAGCGAAAGGAGTCAAGGTGATGCTCACTCTTGGAGGAGCAGCCGGGAGCTACTATCTAACCTCTGCCGAAGATGCCAAACAAGTAGCCACTTACCTCTGGAATAACTTCTTAGGTGGCCAATCATCCACCCGTCCACTTGGTGAAGCTGTTTTGGATGGAATTGATTTTGATATCGAAGGAGGAACCACCCAACACTGGGATGACCTGGCAAGGTATCTTTCTGGTTACAGCAGTCAAGGAAAGAAGGTATACTTGACAGCAGCTCCACAGTGTCCTTTCCCGGATGCGTATATTGGAACCGCTCTTAAAACAGGTCTGTTTGACTATGTTTGGGTTCAGttctataacaaccctccttGTCAGTACTCTGGAGGTATCACTAACCTTGAAGATGCATGGAAGCAGTGGACTAGTGATATACCAGCAGCCAAGATTTTCTTGGGGCTACCAGCTTCGCCTACGGCTGCCGGAAGCGGATACATCCCTGTTGGTGACCTTACTTCTAAAGTGCTTCCAGCAATCAAAAGTTCTTCAAAATATGGAGGAGTTATGTTATGGGATAAGTATCATGATGATCAAACTGGTTACAGTTCTTCTATCAAGAGCCATGTCTAG
- the LOC110933727 gene encoding uncharacterized protein LOC110933727, which produces MNAEWDDEEEDPTYTGESTVFSRLHPDHEAYKPPKRAGYNPKAEHDYTLSYRPDDMAENSKFVREIATAAIDKMKLPHNVGKYNGLTDLDDHLQVFNGAGATGGWNLPTWCHLFAQTFVGAARIWFDSLPAGRIKSWTDFREKFLVHFSQQRRHTRDPADCLNIWRKDHESVEDFITRYNKECLEIGDVGEKMMRAHFMKAVKCDDLIKRVKGRDGGPKDWETFIEAAKTIAQTDKQLTGDDHRQRGYNHNDRHNKKGRSQPWKASGHRERSPAREDARHTINQIAHRKEVKRENREKQWTPLTKTPSKVLVTENHQFKPPLQMRNKRGQDPNLFCEFHKDTGHLTDDCFSLKQEIERALRDGKLTHLVKGGKRDYRQIQRREEGPDNKKTP; this is translated from the coding sequence ATGAACGCTGAATGGGACGATGAAGAAGAAGACCCGACGTACACAGGGGAAAGCACAGTATTCAGTAGATTGCACCCAGATCATGAAGCATACAAACCGCCCAAGCGCGCAGGGTACAACCCAAAAGCAGAACATGATTACACCTTGAGCTATCGTCCAGACgacatggctgaaaattcaaaattcgtcaGAGAAATCGCAACAGCCGCTATTGACAAAATGAAATTGCCACACAACGTGGGCAAATACAACGGCTTGACAGACCTAGATGATCATCTCCAAGTTTTTAATGGCGCGGGAGCAACAGGAGGATGGAATTTACCAACTTGGTGCCATCTCTTCGCTCAAACATTTGTCGGGGCAGCACGCATTTGGTTCGACAGCCTGCCAGCAGGAAGGATCAAATCATGGACCGACTTTCGAGAGAAGTTCCTCGTGCACTTCTCTCAGCAGCGCAGACACACCAGAGATCCAGCTGATTGTTTGAACATATGGCGCAAGGACCACGAAAGCGtggaagatttcatcaccagatacAACAAAGAATGTCTGGAAATTGGGGATGTAGGCGAAAAGATGATGCGCGCGCACTTCATGAAGGCAGTCAAATGCGACGATCTAATCAAGCGAGTAAAGGGAAgagacggaggacccaaagattgggaaaccttcattgaagCAGCCAAGACCATTGCGCAAACAGACAAACAGTTGACTGGTGATGATCACCGTCAGCGCGGATATAACCACAATGACCGGCACAACAAAAAGGGCAGAAGCCAACCATGGAAAGCGTCCGGTCATAGAGAAAGAAGCCCAGCAAGGGAGGATGCGCGCCACACAATCAATCAGATAGCCCACCGGAAAGAGGTAAAAAGAGAAAACAGGGAGAAACAGTGGACACCACTAACGAAGACCCCTTCCAAGGTTTTGGTCACCGAGAATCACCAGTTCAAACCACCCCTACAAATGCGAAACAAGAGGGGTCAAGATCCCAATCTTTTCTGTGAATTTCACAAAGACACAGGCCACTTAACTGACGACTGCTTCAGCTTAAAGCAAGAAATAGAAAGGGCCTTGAGAGATGGAAAGCTCACTCATTTGGTAAAAGGTGGAAAGCGCGACTACCGCCAAATTCAAAGAAGGGAAGAAGGGCCAGATAACAAAAAAACTCCGTAA